In one Drosophila pseudoobscura strain MV-25-SWS-2005 chromosome X, UCI_Dpse_MV25, whole genome shotgun sequence genomic region, the following are encoded:
- the l(1)G0196 gene encoding inositol hexakisphosphate and diphosphoinositol-pentakisphosphate kinase isoform X1: MEWTWFKDWWRLKKLRSRHQRHKKKLEAAAAAGAAVSTAAVLPGSDPGAGGESLSQEDRRTKRRHSLDAITGADLAHAQRRGRVRDRLRRNRLLQCQRRSQSAGVHAKQLDNGKDTAEDDDDGEYGPFNVSDYEDYGPSHGSDGESDDFCYCDICLNGDTDFGESNDGMDSDTSTSSSNSKQVMVGICAMAKKTQSKPMKEILTRLGEFEFIKLVTFEENVILREPVQNWPTCDCLVSFHSKGFPLEKAIEYAQLRNPFVLNNLHMQYDIQDRRRVYAILEKEGIEIPRYAVLDRDSPDPKHHELIESEDHVEVNGITFNKPFVEKPVSAEDHNIYIYYPTSAGGGSQRLFRKIGSRSSVYSPESRVRKTGSFIYEDFMPTDVYFSGTDVKVYTVGPDYAHAEARKSPALDGKVERDSEGKEIRYPVILNHSEKLISRKVCLAFKQTVCGFDLLRANGKSYVCDVNGFSFVKNSNKYYDDCAKILGNMILRELTPTLHIPWSVPFQLDDPPIVPTTFGKMMELRCVVAVIRHGDRTPKQKMKVEVRHPKFFEIFEKYDGYKLGHVKLKRPKQLQEILDIARFLLSEIHTKAHAEIEEKESKLEQLKNVLEMYGHFSGINRKVQMKYQPKGRPRGSSSDDSKSLVVSNPKRGLVLKPGEANLPAESPAEPSLVLILKWGGELTPAGRIQAEELGRIFRCMYPGGQGRSDYSGTQGLGLLRLHSTFRHDLKIYASDEGRVQMTAAAFAKGLLALEGELTPILVQMVKSANTNGLLDNDCDSSKYQNRAKGRLHELMQNDREFTKEDREHINPCNSKSITQALDFVKNPVDCCHHVHLLIRELLHIISIKKDDPKTKDAILYHGETWDLMRCRWEKIEKDFSTKSKLFDISKIPDIYDCIKYDLQHNQHTLQYDQAEELYIYAKNLADIVIPQEYGLTPQEKLAIGQGICSPLLRKIKGDLQRNIDEVEDEFMNRLNPHYSHGVASPQRHVRTRLYFTSESHVHSLLTVLRYGGLLNVVTDEQWRRAMDYISMVSELNYMSQIVIMLYEDPTKDPTSEERFHVELHFSPGVNCCVQKNLPPGPGFRPHSHGDNACNVSMQSSDEANPARIEEENDNSGEEQNTKKAGSCEEHISASGSSSNIFNAGFNRLELRTKHLKSKPIPIGSHHTVSGHEAMDLAKRLNEELASQQHQLSHQQQQQQQQQQQQQQQQQQQQQQQQLRPISPDMRAVSPDCEPRSRSFEQRPTAGNCCKETAPYSSFGEIDHARVGTGEGASKGGNRTAFQIRVTDSLSFFKIDSSTNELPLSDIDFSLNPGTPQCGPASHKRLHVLTMRRMESCDEPDDLKAGREVPQHLQHLPQISPLATNERPLSCNCTSSSPLALHSQAHSHSKSLMDLGQAVGSTEVAHSPATGTERADAIEVGGSSFDDDFQLSSSAPACLMTVPYGRRLPAPAALSPMSHATTSPTASTLRLCKDMDETHSKAPAAASAAASSGHRRATSHSCGQLSVLPSSAPVLQENPLRFLVCSVPAPPGGCFVSCFESIAENVSPNLNPTTTPTPTPDPEPPNKTTIVPNERPSEQQPQIQPQPLVVYNLPTLLVTATASRTELKPITTPTITPTLAITTTTNRTTTTIATLFNNNTATMSSNQTFTNQFKSIDPSSSDAHQHQHQHEYAISSIPTSTTILPIPKSTSTTITPIINQPIIQHNDTNTNTNNNTTTNTDTNTTTTTTTPSCCTNTIATDSTVSVSVSASASSANSSTSSRRQRHSIAGQMSYMKMLGFGGFSKKMATSANSLFSTAVISGSSSAPNLRDMIPVSSSGFGDVPPIRPLETLHNALSLRKLDCFLQDMILAQIFKTPTGSPPRVLDHGTMPAVSSMTLAAHVDVAASVGQGIVGAGDIPSTPTGVMVKVDHSPLSVTFQGGCSESGSINGLSERHQENKLLSELAMEELNKIQDADDRRQCRTFLAAKKEQIWQQQQESLQAAVADEEPQSEPELKQLLFDHFSAPITPFAELEGQTPDIYLNVSGQTHSLTECHPPLSGVGMSMSGEGLFFGACGETDNAINCLTPLSFGMDLDLSMVANRGSMTLSMDGFEDDEDATLSAATTPSLPPDGEPNLAICYCCPSHAEAPPDVASDDPRFGFSLPVHIQQPSPEHTRPPVRRSHDPVSPRIQKQISVFEGTGQPDKDGAALHASINLPAAAQQLRQDARLRKFENLTQSTSNSNFPFESNTLKRAPMQATGDYANVSHTQSCINLKSTSGSPQHQKGAAAGAGAGPAAAAVPAAAAGTNRDRLRGGGTGHFGRLPSALSACHSASASPSPSPSPSPRPGALIVKERFIEPPKRGIVRGYHPKTQSMDADFLFNEFLLLPANAPANLSFDCSDTEFETDTEVAVGADIDAGTDAGGDADRNDRDDNEQPSTSSRRNP, encoded by the exons ATGGAATGGACCTGGTTCAAGGACTGGTGGCGCCTCAAAAAGCTACGATCGCGTCACCAGCGCCACAAGAAGAAACtcgaagcagcagcggcggcgggcGCCGCAGTTAGCACAGCCGCCGTCTTGCCCGGATCAGATCCAGGGGCGGGTGGCGAGAGCCTGAGTCAAGAAGATCGCCGGACCAAACGCCGTCATAGCCTGGATGCAATCACAGGGGCGGACTTAGCGCATGCGCAGCGACGCGGTCGTGTCCGGGATCGACTGCGCCGCAATCGCTTGCTGCAGTGTCAGCGGAGAAGCCAAAGCGCAGGCGTCCACGCCAAGCAGCTGGACAATGGCAAGGATACGGCtgaggatgacgatgacggGGAATACGGACCCTTTAACGTCAGCGATTACGAGGACTATGGACCGAGTCATGGCAGCGATGGCGAGAGCGACGACTTCTGCTACTGCGACATCTGCCTGAAT GGCGACACGGACTTCGGGGAAAGCAATGACGGCATGGACTCCGACACAAGCACCtcctccagcaacagcaagcagGTGATGGTCGGCATCTGTGCAATGGCCAAGAAGACGCAGTCGAAGCCGATGAAGGAGATCCTCACGCGGCTCGGCGAGTTCGAGTTCATCAAGCTGGTCACGTTCGAGGAGAACGTGATACTGCGCGAACCTGTCCAGAACTGGCCCACCTGTGACTGCCTGGTCTCGTTCCACTCGAAGGGATTCCCCCTGGAGAAGGCCATCGAGTACGCCCAGCTGCGTAATCCGTTTGTCCTCAATAACCTTCACATGCAGTACGACATCCAGGACAGGCGGCGGGTCTATGCCATACTCGAGAAGGAGGGCATCGAGATACCACGCTATGCGGTCCTCGATCGCGACTCTCCCGATCCCAAGC ATCACGAGCTGATAGAATCTGAGGACCACGTGGAGGTCAATGGCATCACCTTCAATAAGCCGTTCGTAGAGAAGCCAGTCTCGGCGGAGGACCACAACATCTACATCTACTACCCGACGTCGGCGGGGGGTGGAAGTCAGCGTTTGTTTCGTAAGATCGGCAGTAGGAGCAGTGTCTATTCGCCGGAGTCGCGGGTACGCAAGACGGGCTCATTTATCTACGAGGACTTCATGCCCACCGATG TGTACTTTTCAGGCACCGACGTGAAGGTCTACACCGTGGGACCGGATTACGCGCATGCAGAGGCCCGTAAGAGTCCTGCGCTAGACGGCAAGGTGGAGCGTGACAGCGAGGGCAAGGAGATCCGCTACCCTGTGATCCTCAATCACTCCGAGAAGCTAATTTCCCGCAAGGTATGTCTGGCCTTCAAGCAGACGGTCTGCGGCTTCGATCTCCTGCGGGCAAATGGCAAGAGCTACGTATGCGATGTGAACGGCTTCAGTTTCGTGAAGAACTCAAACAAATACTACGATGACTGCGCCAAGATCCTGGGCAATATGATCCTCAGGGAATTGACGCCCACGCTGCACATTCCCTGGTCGGTGCCCTTCCAACTGGATGATCCGCCCATCGTCCCCACCACCTTTGGCAAGATGATGGAGCTGCGTTGCGTGGTGGCCGTGATCCGGCATGGGGATCGCACGCCCAAGCAAAAGATGAAAGTCGAAGTGCGGCATCCAAA GTTCTTTGAGATTTTCGAGAAGTACGATGGCTACAAGCTGGGCCATGTGAAGCTGAAGCGGCCCAAGCAGCTGCAGGAGATCCTCGACATAGCCCGCTTCTTGCTCAGCGAGATACACACCAAGGCACACGCGGAGAtcgaggagaaggagagcaaGCTGGAGCAGCTGAAGAACGTCCTGGAGATGTACGGCCACTTCTCGGGCATCAATCGAAAGGTGCAGATGAAGTACCAGCCCAAGGGACGACCCCGCGGATCGAGCTCCGACGACAGTAAGTCTCTTGTAGTCTCCAATCCTAAACGCGGTCTTGTGCTGAAGCCCGGCGAAGCCAATCTTCCAGCGGAATCCCCTGCAGAACCGTCCCTGGTACTCATCCTCAAGTGGGGTGGCGAGCTAACGCCGGCCGGACGCATCCAGGCCGAGGAACTGGGCCGCATTTTCCGCTGCATGTATCCAGGAGGTCAGGGACGATCCGATTACTCGGGCACCCAGGGATTGGGTCTACTACG CCTGCACTCCACCTTTCGGCATGACCTGAAGATCTATGCCTCGGACGAGGGTCGTGTCCAGATGACAGCGGCTGCCTTTGCCAAGGGTCTGCTGGCCCTCGAGGGAGAGCTGACTCCCATTCTGGTGCAGATGGTTAAGAGCGCCAACACGAATGGGCTGTTGGACAACGATTGCGACTCCAGTAAATATCAAAATCG GGCCAAGGGTCGTCTACACGAGCTAATGCAAAACGACCGCGAGTTTACAAAGGAGGATCGCGAGCATATCAATCCGTGCAACAGCAAATCGATTACTCAGGCCCTGGACTTTGTGAAGAATCCAGTAGACTGCTGTCACCATGTGCACCTGCTGATCCGCGAGCTGCTGCACATAATCAGCATTAAGAAAGACGATCCCAAGACCAAGGACGCCATACTGTACCATGGCGAAACCTGGGACCTGATGCGGTGCCGCTGGGAGAAGATCGAGAAGGACTTCAGTACGAAATCAAAGCTCTTTGATATCTCCAAGATACCAGACATCTACGACTGCATCAAATATGATCTGCAGCACAACCAGCACACGCTGCAGTACGACCAGGCCGAAGAGCTCTATATCTATGCCAAGAACCTGGCCGACATTGTCATACCGCAGGAGTACGGTCTGACGCCACAGGAGAAGCTGGCCATTGGGCAGGGTATCTGCTCGCCGCTGCTGCGCAAGATCAAAGGTGATCTGCAGCGGAACATCGATGAGGTCGAGGACGAGTTTATGAACCGTCTGAACCCACACTACAGCCACGGCGTGGCCAGTCCCCAGCGTCACGTCCGCACCCGGCTGTACTTCACCAGCGAGTCCCATGTCCACTCCCTGCTCACCGTACTCCGGTACGGTGGCCTTCTTAACGTGGTCACCGACGAGCAGTGGCGGCGCGCCATGGACTACATCTCCATGGTGTCCGAGCTGAATTACATGTCCCAGATCGTCATCATGCTGTACGAGGatcccaccaaggatcccacCTCCGAGGAGCGTTTCCACGTCGAGCTCCACTTTAGTCCGGGCGTCAACTGTTGCGTCCAAAAGAACCTGCCGCCAGGGCCCGGGTTCCGGCCCCACTCCCACGGCGACAATGCCTGCAACGTGAGCATGCAGTCCTCGGACGAGGCGAATCCTGCCCGAATCGAGGAGGAGAACGACAACTCCGGCGAGGAGCAGAACACCAAAAAGGCAGGG AGCTGCGAGGAGCACATCTCCGCTTCTGGCTCCAGCAGCAATATTTTCAATGCCGGCTTCAACCGGCTGGAGCTGCGCACCAAACATCTCAAGTCGAAGCCCATTCCTATCGGCTCGCACCACACGGTAAGCGGGCACGAGGCGATGGATCTGGCGAAGCGGCTCAACGAGGAGCTCGCCtcccagcagcaccagctctcccatcagcagcaacagcaacagcaacagcagcagcagcagcagcagcaacagcagcagcagcagcagcagcagcaattgcGCCCCATCAGCCCCGATATGCGGGCAGTTAGTCCGGACTGCGAGCCGCGATCCCGCAGCTTCGAGCAGCGTCCCACCGCCGGAAACTGTTGCAAGGAGACGG CTCCTTACTCGAGCTTCGGAGAGATAGATCATGCCCGAGTCGGCACCGGAGAAGGGGCTTCCAAGGGGGGCAATCGCACGGCCTTCCAGATCCGCGTCACGGACAGTCTGTCCTTTTTTAAGATCGACTCGTCCACGAACGAGCTTCCCCTGTCCGACATTGATTTCTCTTTGAACCCGGGTACACCCCAGTGCGGCCCGGCTTCGCACAAGCGACTCCACGTACTGACCATGCGCCGCATGGAGAGCTGCGATGAGCCGGATGACCTGAAGGCGGGTCGCGAGGTGCCCCAGCACCTGCAGCACCTGCCCCAGATCTCGCCGCTGGCCACAAACGAACGACCGCTTAGCTGCAATTGCACCAGCTCCTCGCCCCTGGCGCTCCATTCCCAGGCCCACTCACACTCAAAGAGTCTGATGGATCTCGGCCAGGCTGTGGGCAGCACCGAGGTGGCACACAGCCCGGCGACGGGCACCGAGCGAGCAGATGCCATCGAAGTCGGTGGCAGCAGCTTCGACGATGACTTCCAGCTCTCTAGCTCGGCTCCGGCTTGCCTGATGACCGTCCCATACGGGCGGCGACTTCCTGCTCCGGCAGCTCTCTCGCCCATGAGCCATGCCACCACCTCGCCCACCGCCTCTACACTGAGGCTGTGCAAGGACATGGACGAGACCCATTCAAAGGCACCAGCTGCCGCTAGTGCTGCCGCCAGTTCTGGCCACCGCAGGGCCACCAGCCACTCGTGTGGCCAGCTCTCGGTGTTGCCCAGCTCGGCGCCAGTTCTCCAGGAGAATCCCCTTCGCTTTTTGGTCTGCTCGGTGCCAGCTCCGCCTGGCGGGTGTTTTGTGAGCTGCTTCGAATCCATAGCCGAGAATGTCAGTCCCAATCTGAATCCAAcaaccacacccacacccacacccgaTCCCGAACCACCAAATAAAACCACTATTGTACCCAATGAAAGACCGTCagaacaacagccacagatacagccacagcctctgGTGGTCTACAATCTGCCCACTTTGCTTGTTACTGCCACAGCAAGCCGAACAGAACTTAAACCAATAACTACACCGACAATTACACCAACTCTAGctataacaacaacaacaaacagaacaacaacaacaatagcaactTTGTTCAATAATAATACAGCAACAATGTCTTCTAATCAAACATTTACTAACCAATTCAAATCGATCGATCCTTCCTCCTCTGAcgcacaccaacaccaacaccaacatgAATACGCAATCTCATCAATACCAACGTCAACAACAATTCTACCAATACCAAAATCAACTTCAACGACAATCACACCAATCATCAATCAACCGATCATTCAACATAATGACACTAACACCAACACCAATaacaacaccaccaccaacactGATACAAACACAACAACTACCACGACCACCCCGTCTTGTTGTACCAATACCATCGCCACAGATAGCACAGTTTCGGTGTCGGTATCGGCCTCGGCCTCATCGGCCAACTCGTCAACATCATCGCGTCGCCAAAGACACAGTATTGCCGGCCAGATGTCCTATATGAAAATGTTGGGTTTCGGTGGTTTTAGCAAAAAGATGGCCACCAGCGCTAATAGCCTTTTCAGCACGGCAGTGATAAGCGGTAGCTCATCTGCCCCCAATCTGCGGGACATGATACCGGTCTCGTCTTCCG GATTTGGCGATGTACCACCAATACGGCCCCTCGAAACGCTCCACAATGCTCTGTCGCTGCGCAAGCTGGACTGTTTCCTGCAGGACATGATCCTGGCGCAGATATTCAAGACACCAACGGGCTCTCCGCCGCGCGTCCTCGACCACGGCACTATGCCGGCCGTCTCTTCAATGACGCTCGCTGCACATGTGGATGTCGCCGCTTCAGTCGGTCAAGGCATTGTCGGCGCTGGGGACATCCCGAGCACGCCGACGGGGGTGATGGTGAAAGTGGATCACTCGCCCCTCAGTGTGACCTTCCAAGGAGGCTGTAGCGAATCGGGCTCGATTAACGGGCTCTCGGAACGACACCAGGAGAATAAGCTTCTCTCAGAATTGGCGATGGAAGAGCTAAATAAAATCCAGGATGCGGATGATCGGAGGCAGTGCCGAACCTTTTTGGCCGCCAAAAAAGAGC AAatctggcagcagcagcaggagagccTCCAGGCAGCCGTGGCGGATGAGGAACCACAATCCGAACCAGAGCTGAAGCAGCTGTTATT CGATCATTTTTCCGCACCCATCACGCCATTTGCGGAACTTGAGGGACAAACGCCAGATATCTACCTGAATGTAAGTGGACAGACGCACAGCCTCACAGAATGCCACCCTCCCTTGAGTGGCGTGGGGATGAGCATGTCCGGAGAAGGTCTTTTCTTCGGCGCCTGCGGGGAGACGGATAACGCCATCAACTGCCTCACCCCCCTGAGCTTTGGCATGGACCTTGACCTGAGCATGGTGGCAAACAGGGGCTCCATGACGCTCTCCATGGAT GGCTTCGAAGATGACGAGGATGCCACCCTTTCGGCAGCCACTACTCCATCACTGCCACCTGATGGGGAGCCCAATCTGGCGATTTGCTACTGCTGTCCCAGTCACGCCGAGGCTCCGCCGGACGTGGCCAGCGATGATCCTCGCTTCGGTTTCTCCCTGCCCGTCCACATCCAGCAGCCGTCGCCGGAACACACTCGTCCTCCAGTGCGCCGTTCTCACGATCCAGTCTCACCGCGCATCCAGAAGCAGATCAGCGTCTTCGAGGGCACAGGGCAGCCGGACAAGGACGGAGCGGCACTGCACGCCTCCATCAATCTACCGGCTGCCGCCCAGCAGCTGCGCCAGGATGCCCGGCTGCGAAAGTTTGAGAACCTCACTCAGTCCACTTCCAATTCGAACTTTCCCTTCGAGAGCAACACCTTGAAGCGCGCACCTATGCAGGCCACGGGCGACTATGCAAACGTGTCCCACACCCAGAGTTGTATCAACCTAAAGAGCACCAGTGGATCACCGCAGCACCAGAAAGGAGCCgcagccggagctggagcaggaccagcagcagcagcagtaccagcagcagcagcaggaacaaaCCGGGATCGGCTACGGGGAGGTGGAACAGGGCACTTTGGGCGACTGCCCAGTGCACTATCCGCCTGCCACTCAGCCTCGGCATCACCCtcgccatcaccatcaccatctccTCGACCGGGGGCGTTGATCGTGAAAGAGCGGTTCATAGAACCGCCCAAGCGAGGCATTGTGCGGGGCTATCACCCTAAGACTCAGTCCATGGACGCGGACTTTTTGTTCAACGAGTTCCTGCTTTTGCCGGCTAACGCTCCCGCTAATCTTTCGTTCGATTGCAGCGACACCGAGTTCGAAACCGATACCGAGGTCGCTGTCGGTGCCGATATCGATGCTGGGACCGATGCAGGAGGCGATGCCGATCGCAATGACCGCGACGATAACGAGCAACCCTCGACCTCGTCTAGGAGGAACCCTTAG